A region of the Chrysiogenia bacterium genome:
GACGGCAAAGACCAGGGCGAAGATCGCCAGCGCTAGCTTGCCCGTCGCGGGGATCTTTTCCTCGGCAGGTTTCACGCCGGAGCGCGCGGCTGATTTTCCCGACTTGTTGGTGCGTTTCTTTGCCATTGGGTGCGCCAACCATAGGCCGCGCGGGCCAAGGCTTCAATATGCCCGGCTGCCCTACACCACCGGCCCCAGGATCCGGGCGACGGACTCCACGCTCTTTTGCCAGGTGGAGCGCGCGGCAAAGGCCGCCGGATCGACACGCGTGGAGGCAAGCGTGTCCTTGACGAAGAATTCCTCGAGCCGCCCGGCGAAGTCCTGCCCGTAGACGTAGGCGTTGACTTCAAAAGCCAGCCGGAAGCTGCGCGTGTCCATGTTCGCACTGCCCAGGCTGCACAGCGCGCCGTCAATCACGATGCCCTTGGCGTGGAGCATGGAGGCTTTGTATTCATGGATCGCCACTCCCGACTCTAGAAGCTCTTCGTAGAAACTTCGCCCCACCAGGTCGGCCAGCGGGTGATTCGAGCGCTTGGGGACCAGCAGCCGCACATCCACCCCGCGCAGCGCAGCCAACGTGATCGCGCTGGCCAGCGTGGGATCGGGGACGAAGTAGGGCGTCGTAATATAGATCCGCTCGCGCGCGCTCTGGATCATGGCGACGGTGAGCTGATGGAGCTTCGAGAACTGCTGGGCCGGCGCGCTCGGGACGATCTGCACGTAGTCGAACCCCATCGCATGCGGCGGCGGAAAATGCCGGGGCTCGGCCAGCACGTTGCCGGTGGCGAAGTACCAGTCGCCGGCGAAGATTTCCTGTATCTGCGCGGCCGCAGGCCCCGAGACTCCCACCCAGGTATCGCGCCAGGGCTCCCCCTGCTTGCCGTGCAGGCCTGCGTAGGCATCACCGATGTTCATGCCCCCCACGCAGGCGCGAACGCCGTCAGCGACCAGTAATTTGCGGTGATTGCGCAGGTTGTAGACGGCCCAGCCCTTGAGCGGGCCCACAGGCAGGAAGCGCGCCACCTCCCCGCCTGCCTGTCGCAACGGCGCGAAGAAACGCTCGCGCGTGAGATAGCTGCCCACCGCATCGATGAGCAGACGCACCTGCACGCCGCGCTGGGCCGCGCGAATGAGAGCGTCGCGCATGCGCGTTCCGGTACGGTCACTCTGAAAGATGAAAAATTCCATGTGCACGTGATGGCGCGCGCCGTCGATGAGCGCTTCCATCCGCTCGAAGCTCTCCACGCCGTCGATGCTCACATCAACCTGATTGCCGCCGGTGGGCAACCACAGTCCGAGGCGCTGCGCCACGGTGATGAGCGCCGGATCGACGCCGTCGATCACGCCCTGCTCGGGCTTTTCCTGCCCGTCGCGCACCTGCACCACAAAGCGCTCGATGTGCTCGTTGGCGCGGGCCTTATCCTCGGTGCGGATTCGCAGGCGGTTACCGCCCAGCAGGACAAAGAAGAGAACCCCCACATAGGGGAAGAGGATGATGGTGATGAGCCAGGCAAGCGTGGCGCCCGGTTCGGCCTTTCGGCTCAGGATGCGCGGGATGTAGAGCAACGTCACCACGTAGCCGCCCACCGTGAGCGCTACCGCCGTCCAGATCTGCATTGTCGTCTGCTCGTCCACCGCGCGTCCCTTCACGAGTGACGCCCTTTCGGGCGCGGGGTAAAGCTACCGTATTTTGGCGGATTGTGGCGAATTACTTGCCCGCGGGGAGAATCACCTCGACGGTGATTTCGTCGTCCGAGCTGCCGGGGCCATCGGTGATGGCAAGACGTCCCTGATGGCGTGCCACCACGCGGTGGACAAAGGGAAAGCCGCTCTCGCCGGCGCCCACGCCCTCGCGGCAGGGCCATGAACAGCGGAACACCACTTCGCCGCCCTCCATGCGCGTGCCCAAATGGATCTGCGCGCCGGGCCGGGAGAGGCTTGCCAGCGCGCGCTCGATCAGGCTGTCCATCAGCCAGAGGAGTTCGATCCGCCCGCCGAAGACCTTCGGAGCGGCGGAATCGAGCGAGATGCTCACCATGAATTCCGAGGCATCGTGGCGCGCGCGCACCTGGGCGAGCGCGTCACTCACCAGCGCGTTGAGGCTCACCATTTCATGGTTGGCGGTTTGTTCGCGGCTCAGCCGGCCGAGTTCGGCCAGCAGGGTCTGCACGCGCGTCAGATGCGCGCCCAGTTGCTGGAGATCCTCGCGCGCGCCCTCTGCGCTCGCCTCGGCCAGCAGGCTGGAGACGAGCGCCCTGCCCTGCTCGGTGAGCAGTTCGAGCTCTCCGGTCACAGCGGCGGCGAGTTCGCCGGTCTGCACGCTGCGGCCGGCGCGCGCCAGGTGATGCTGCGTGGCATCGAGCCGCGCGCGCGTGCGCCCGAGCGCGCCCTCTTTCTCGATGAGCTGACCGCGCACGACCCACACCAGAAAGAAGACGAGCCAGGTCAGACCGATTACCCAGACGAGGTAGCTGCCGAACACCCCGGGGCTCAGATAGAGCGCCGCCAGCGCAGAGGTCGATGCCGCCGCGGCGTAACCCAGCAGGCCGAAGTACTCGCTGAGCGAGAGGCCCAGCAGAATGAGCGTCGCCATGATGAGACAGTAGACCCCCTCGCGGCGGCCGTAGATCAGCAGGATGAGCGGTGGGAGGCTCACGAAGAGGGTCAGGCCCGGAGATGAAAACGTGCCGATGTAGTGGAGCACCCAGAAGCACACCAGCGAGAAAAGCGTAAAGAATGCGTAGGGATAGAGCGCGGGTTCCTCGTCCTTCGCACGCAGCAGCCAGCCGCTTGCAGCAAAGAAGACAAAGATCGCACCGGCCAGCCAGAAGAGCAGGTTCATCTGGGAAAGCCCGGCCGGATCGAGCGTTTCGACGGTCTGGAGCTGCGGGAGCATAAAGCTGAAAAAGATCAGCCAGGGAACGTCCACTGCAAGGCAGAGAAGCGAGAGGTAATAGGTCTTGTCACGGGAATTGTTGGCCAGCAGCCGCGCGGCCCACTGTTCAATGGATGCAACCGGCTCAACGGGCTGGCTGCGAGCAACCCCGCCCCGGTCACTCACCTGCTGGTTCATAGGTGGCCGCTACTCCCCGGTCTCTTCGTCCCAGAACACTTCGCCCACGCCCTTGCGAAGCAGGCGCATGTGGCCGTCCTTGAGCTCCACAACCGTGCTCGGGTCCAGGTGCAGGATGCCGCCGTCGAAGACACAGTCGATGAGCTTGCCATAGCGCGCTTCGATGTCTTCGG
Encoded here:
- the cls gene encoding cardiolipin synthase, which gives rise to MKGRAVDEQTTMQIWTAVALTVGGYVVTLLYIPRILSRKAEPGATLAWLITIILFPYVGVLFFVLLGGNRLRIRTEDKARANEHIERFVVQVRDGQEKPEQGVIDGVDPALITVAQRLGLWLPTGGNQVDVSIDGVESFERMEALIDGARHHVHMEFFIFQSDRTGTRMRDALIRAAQRGVQVRLLIDAVGSYLTRERFFAPLRQAGGEVARFLPVGPLKGWAVYNLRNHRKLLVADGVRACVGGMNIGDAYAGLHGKQGEPWRDTWVGVSGPAAAQIQEIFAGDWYFATGNVLAEPRHFPPPHAMGFDYVQIVPSAPAQQFSKLHQLTVAMIQSARERIYITTPYFVPDPTLASAITLAALRGVDVRLLVPKRSNHPLADLVGRSFYEELLESGVAIHEYKASMLHAKGIVIDGALCSLGSANMDTRSFRLAFEVNAYVYGQDFAGRLEEFFVKDTLASTRVDPAAFAARSTWQKSVESVARILGPVV